From Nitrospirota bacterium, a single genomic window includes:
- the topA gene encoding type I DNA topoisomerase, with product MESPSKARTLTKYLGRKYKVMASIGHVKDLPKSKFGVDVDHNFRPQYQVIRGKKKVLDDIKAAAKTADVVYLGPDPDREGEAIAWHIAEELNGAGKKSKKSNGKIKRVLFNEITERAVKRALENPTELKQEKVDAQQARRILDRIVGYKISPLLWDKVRRGLSAGRVQSVAVRIICEREREIAAFRSEEYWSIAALLEGDQPPAFEAKLIKWRGEDVALSNGDAASAVKNALLGVTFQVAQIEKKERKKNPPAPFTTSKLQQEASRKLRFSPKRTMALAQRLYEGVELGDEGPVGLITYMRTDSTRISPEAQAEAADFVRARFGTEYAPSSPNVYRNKKGAQDAHEAVRPTAVARDPEQLRNVLDRDLYQLYAMIWKRFVASQMTPAVLEQTRVDVTAGEGIFRATGAVMLFPGFTMVYTETVEREADATPSKGEEDEGEDRRLPALSEGQVLCVQDIVPRQHFTQPPPRFTESLLIKELEERGIGRPSTYASIISTIQDRKYVAKVEGRLRPTELGVVVNDLLVQHFPDVLNVQFTATLEEELDQIEEGEKAWVDTVREFYGPFTTHLSRATSEMRDVKREERPTDIVCERCGKQMVIKWGRNGRFLACPGYPECKNTKEFREEADGTIVVVPKQTETTEVCDKCGGAMVIKTGRFGRFLACSNYPECKTTRSLGTGVTCPRPGCGGQLVEKRTKKGRVFYSCANYPKCDYALWERPLPKACPQCGAPFVVEKAVRGGEPKKRCIAEGCTYEEEPAA from the coding sequence AACTTCCGGCCGCAGTACCAGGTCATCCGAGGGAAGAAAAAGGTGCTCGACGACATCAAGGCCGCGGCCAAGACGGCAGACGTCGTCTACTTGGGGCCTGATCCCGATCGCGAGGGTGAGGCCATTGCGTGGCACATTGCCGAGGAGTTGAACGGCGCCGGGAAAAAATCCAAAAAGTCGAATGGGAAGATCAAGCGCGTTCTGTTCAACGAGATCACCGAACGGGCCGTGAAGCGCGCGTTGGAGAACCCGACCGAATTGAAACAAGAGAAGGTGGACGCACAGCAGGCGCGTCGCATTCTGGACCGCATCGTCGGGTACAAGATCAGCCCACTGTTGTGGGACAAGGTCAGACGCGGACTCTCGGCGGGTCGCGTCCAGTCGGTCGCGGTTCGAATCATTTGCGAGCGCGAGCGCGAGATCGCGGCGTTTCGGAGCGAGGAGTATTGGTCGATCGCCGCACTCCTCGAAGGGGATCAGCCCCCGGCGTTCGAGGCCAAACTGATCAAGTGGCGGGGCGAGGACGTCGCGCTCTCCAACGGGGATGCCGCTTCGGCGGTGAAGAACGCGCTGCTCGGGGTCACGTTTCAGGTGGCCCAGATCGAGAAGAAAGAGCGGAAAAAAAACCCTCCCGCGCCGTTCACCACCAGCAAACTCCAGCAGGAAGCCTCTCGGAAGCTGCGATTCTCGCCGAAGCGGACCATGGCGTTGGCGCAGCGCTTGTACGAAGGGGTGGAACTTGGCGACGAGGGGCCGGTGGGGCTGATCACCTATATGCGCACCGATTCGACTCGAATTTCGCCCGAAGCCCAGGCCGAGGCGGCCGATTTTGTGCGCGCCCGATTCGGGACCGAGTACGCGCCCAGTTCGCCGAACGTCTACCGGAACAAGAAAGGCGCGCAGGACGCTCACGAAGCCGTCAGGCCCACGGCGGTGGCGCGCGACCCCGAGCAGCTCCGGAACGTGCTCGATCGGGATCTGTATCAACTCTACGCGATGATATGGAAACGGTTTGTCGCGAGCCAAATGACCCCGGCGGTGCTCGAACAGACCCGCGTGGACGTGACGGCTGGCGAGGGCATCTTTCGCGCGACCGGCGCGGTCATGTTGTTTCCAGGTTTTACCATGGTGTATACCGAGACCGTGGAGCGCGAAGCCGACGCGACGCCGTCAAAAGGCGAGGAAGACGAGGGAGAAGACCGGCGCCTCCCTGCGTTGAGCGAAGGCCAGGTCTTGTGCGTACAAGACATCGTACCTCGACAGCATTTTACCCAACCGCCCCCCCGGTTTACGGAGTCCTTGCTCATCAAGGAGCTGGAGGAGCGCGGGATCGGACGGCCGAGCACGTACGCATCCATCATTTCCACGATTCAAGACCGCAAGTACGTCGCCAAGGTCGAAGGGCGACTCCGTCCGACCGAACTCGGGGTGGTGGTCAACGACTTGTTGGTCCAACACTTCCCAGACGTCCTGAACGTCCAATTTACCGCGACGCTGGAAGAGGAGTTGGACCAGATCGAGGAAGGCGAGAAGGCTTGGGTCGATACCGTGCGGGAGTTCTACGGGCCGTTCACCACCCACTTGTCCAGAGCCACCAGCGAGATGCGGGATGTGAAGCGGGAAGAACGACCCACCGATATCGTCTGCGAGCGGTGCGGCAAGCAAATGGTCATTAAATGGGGGCGCAACGGACGGTTTCTCGCGTGCCCCGGATACCCGGAGTGCAAGAACACCAAAGAGTTTCGAGAAGAGGCCGACGGCACCATCGTGGTGGTGCCGAAGCAGACTGAAACGACCGAGGTGTGCGACAAGTGCGGCGGAGCCATGGTGATTAAGACCGGTCGGTTCGGGAGATTTCTCGCGTGTTCCAATTACCCGGAGTGTAAGACCACGCGGTCGTTGGGCACCGGGGTCACCTGTCCCAGACCAGGGTGCGGCGGCCAGCTGGTGGAGAAACGAACCAAAAAGGGCCGAGTGTTCTATTCGTGCGCCAATTATCCCAAGTGCGACTACGCGCTTTGGGAGCGCCCCTTGCCCAAAGCGTGCCCTCAGTGCGGCGCTCCCTTCGTCGTGGAAAAAGCTGTCAGGGGAGGCGAGCCCAAGAAGCGGTGCATCGCCGAGGGGTGCACCTACGAAGAAGAGCCGGCCGCGTAG